From Leptospira neocaledonica, one genomic window encodes:
- a CDS encoding type II toxin-antitoxin system VapC family toxin, producing MKLILDTNCYISFLNKRNQEQHEKMVSFWERISRLEYEIILTSHNISEIVFVFKSIYSVEQKEINQIIQDLIANPGVSFEPAYYPETILSLWPKHMKDYGDAVLAAASRTLEAKIVTFDQEFSKSLKKLNLDPHHI from the coding sequence ATGAAACTCATTTTAGATACTAATTGTTACATTTCATTTCTGAATAAAAGAAACCAAGAACAACATGAGAAAATGGTTTCCTTTTGGGAACGAATCTCTCGATTAGAATATGAAATCATACTCACTTCCCATAACATTTCCGAGATCGTCTTTGTTTTTAAAAGTATTTATTCTGTTGAACAAAAAGAGATTAATCAAATTATTCAGGATCTTATAGCAAATCCAGGCGTTTCCTTCGAACCAGCTTATTATCCGGAAACTATACTTTCCTTATGGCCTAAACATATGAAAGATTACGGCGATGCAGTTTTAGCTGCTGCCAGTAGAACATTAGAAGCCAAAATAGTAACCTTTGATCAAGAATTTAGTAAATCTTTGAAGAAGTTAAATCTGGATCCTCATCATATCTGA
- a CDS encoding ATP-dependent nuclease, with product MKYLSFNIRNFKGIKSVEINFGRKPPINIFTLVGLNESGKTTILEAMHLFSQKENKNTHEFIPKSKKHNFNDAIEIEATISLSSEDQGSLSKFVSDNYNFEIIGEFSSFRIIKRHEFKNSIPEKSSVIWIAQLRVETAKKHKEKVIEIGDPEFVGIQEYLEKQLPVIVYYPNFLFDIPQKIYLQEPLEISETGTVQQTVKSKEDKTQPFYMQVIQDVLDYMGGDLRIGTHIVERFKQRNTSIEAKEALESQILKMSSKMNQVIFSAWKQIFPTSKSKEIELQIGDDNGRSYFEIKIKEGSNKFQIRERSLGFRWFFTFLLFTEFRKVRNEDPGETIFLLDEPAYNLHSTAQKILLKVFSELADNCKLIYTTHSHYLIEPTWLSGAYIIKNQALNYENEIDYEESSTDVAVIPYRQFVVDHPDQSTYFQPILDALDYQPSKIDIVPYLTIFEGKFDYYSMRYINEIMLNNKYKLNPYPGSGDGLLRVIRLYMAWGAKFIVVLDADKAGVKAKQRYEKEIGSAASEVILNLSDINSKWSGFKTEDLFTQAEQLRIINTLYENETEYNKKYLFSAIEHLLITKKEIKLSKTTLNNFELLFQYLKDKFQK from the coding sequence ATGAAATATCTAAGTTTTAATATTCGAAATTTTAAAGGAATCAAATCAGTTGAAATAAATTTTGGGCGAAAGCCTCCAATTAATATTTTTACTTTGGTGGGTCTTAATGAAAGTGGAAAAACAACGATTTTGGAAGCTATGCATTTGTTTTCACAGAAAGAGAACAAGAATACGCATGAATTCATTCCGAAATCGAAGAAGCATAATTTTAATGATGCTATTGAAATTGAGGCGACTATAAGCCTAAGTTCGGAAGATCAGGGATCTCTATCTAAATTTGTAAGTGACAATTATAATTTTGAAATCATTGGAGAATTTAGTAGTTTTCGGATAATAAAAAGACACGAGTTTAAAAATTCAATTCCTGAAAAGAGTAGTGTGATATGGATTGCTCAACTTCGGGTTGAAACGGCAAAAAAGCACAAAGAAAAAGTAATTGAGATAGGTGATCCCGAATTTGTCGGAATACAAGAGTATCTAGAAAAACAATTACCAGTTATTGTATATTATCCAAATTTTCTTTTTGATATACCACAGAAGATTTATTTGCAAGAGCCTCTTGAGATCTCGGAGACAGGCACAGTTCAGCAAACCGTAAAAAGTAAAGAAGATAAAACCCAACCATTTTATATGCAGGTTATTCAAGATGTTCTTGATTACATGGGCGGAGATTTGCGGATCGGGACACACATTGTCGAAAGATTTAAGCAACGAAATACATCTATCGAAGCGAAAGAAGCGCTGGAGTCGCAGATATTAAAAATGTCATCAAAGATGAATCAGGTTATATTTTCTGCGTGGAAGCAAATATTTCCGACATCTAAATCTAAAGAGATTGAGCTACAGATAGGGGACGATAATGGGCGAAGCTATTTTGAGATTAAGATAAAAGAAGGATCTAATAAATTTCAAATTCGAGAGAGAAGTTTAGGATTTCGTTGGTTTTTTACCTTTTTATTATTCACTGAATTCAGAAAAGTAAGGAATGAAGATCCCGGCGAAACAATTTTCTTATTAGACGAACCAGCTTACAATTTACATTCTACGGCGCAAAAAATCCTACTGAAAGTTTTTTCTGAGTTGGCTGACAATTGTAAATTAATTTATACGACTCATAGTCATTATTTGATTGAACCAACGTGGCTTTCTGGGGCATATATAATTAAAAATCAGGCACTGAACTATGAGAATGAAATCGACTATGAAGAAAGCAGCACGGATGTAGCTGTTATACCGTATAGGCAATTTGTCGTCGATCATCCTGATCAATCAACATATTTTCAGCCAATTCTTGATGCTTTAGACTATCAGCCTAGCAAAATTGATATCGTTCCCTATTTAACAATCTTTGAAGGTAAATTTGATTATTACTCAATGAGATATATTAATGAGATTATGTTAAATAATAAATATAAGTTAAATCCATATCCTGGAAGTGGGGATGGATTATTGCGCGTTATAAGATTATACATGGCATGGGGAGCTAAATTTATAGTTGTTTTGGATGCCGATAAAGCCGGTGTAAAAGCTAAACAAAGGTATGAAAAGGAAATTGGGTCTGCTGCCTCAGAAGTAATTCTTAACTTATCCGATATTAATAGTAAATGGTCAGGGTTTAAAACTGAGGACCTTTTTACACAAGCCGAACAATTAAGAATCATCAATACCTTATACGAGAATGAAACTGAGTATAACAAGAAATATCTATTTTCAGCTATTGAGCACTTACTTATCACCAAGAAAGAAATTAAGTTATCTAAAACAACATTAAATAATTTTGAATTACTGTTTCAGTATCTCAAGGACAAATTTCAAAAGTAG
- a CDS encoding TIR domain-containing protein, which produces MGYATFCFVTRLAEQASRQVLTHAQNVDNPWSLAAIMDTVYSKQMIDKINDVILDLKNLIEEYNGSSYSDAIRKINETEQAFSKAWSGSWIGYHAHTYLYNFTPKTINEHFDPQIGLVSIYKSPTVGVWIVYEYDDVVSEFIKKSDVDPKLFIDITDRFNKIFAITKNKLLPIVDFLFNSTKDTFYQGLKVEMNSLNKCISKQDFISAKSPKYQIKTTDQRAAAEGLITPPHISIQCLAYEYASYCSQAERLIQISEKLKDYLELKELNIMNSDQTKINKIFIGHGRSLAWRDLKDFISERLKIEYEEFNRSPSAGMATKERLEQMLSSCTFAFLVMTAEDTGVDDKKYARSNVVHEIGLFQGRLGFTKAIILLEEGCEEFSNIVGLTQIRFPKDSIKSCFEEIRRVLERENIINP; this is translated from the coding sequence TTGGGCTACGCCACATTTTGCTTTGTCACTCGTCTTGCTGAGCAAGCCTCGCGCCAAGTGCTTACGCACGCGCAAAACGTCGATAACCCTTGGTCGTTAGCCGCCATTATGGATACTGTATATTCTAAACAAATGATTGATAAAATAAATGATGTAATACTTGATCTAAAAAATTTGATCGAAGAATATAATGGTTCTTCGTATTCAGACGCCATAAGAAAGATAAATGAAACTGAGCAAGCGTTCTCAAAAGCTTGGTCAGGATCTTGGATAGGCTATCATGCTCATACTTATTTGTATAATTTTACCCCCAAAACAATAAATGAGCACTTCGACCCTCAGATAGGTCTAGTCTCTATTTATAAGAGCCCTACAGTAGGTGTTTGGATTGTATATGAATACGATGATGTGGTTTCGGAATTTATAAAAAAGTCTGATGTAGATCCAAAACTATTTATTGATATTACCGACCGGTTCAACAAAATTTTCGCAATTACAAAGAATAAATTATTACCAATCGTGGATTTTCTTTTCAATTCTACGAAGGATACTTTTTATCAAGGACTGAAAGTTGAGATGAACAGTCTTAATAAATGCATATCAAAGCAAGATTTCATTTCTGCCAAAAGCCCTAAATATCAAATTAAAACAACGGACCAGCGAGCAGCCGCCGAAGGATTGATTACTCCACCTCATATTTCCATTCAATGTTTAGCCTATGAATATGCATCCTATTGTAGTCAAGCAGAGAGATTGATTCAGATTTCTGAAAAACTTAAAGATTATTTAGAATTAAAGGAGCTAAACATTATGAATTCAGATCAAACAAAAATAAATAAAATTTTTATAGGGCACGGTAGGTCGTTGGCATGGAGAGACCTTAAGGATTTTATTTCAGAAAGATTGAAAATCGAATATGAGGAATTTAATCGAAGTCCATCAGCGGGAATGGCTACGAAGGAAAGATTAGAGCAAATGCTTTCATCCTGTACATTTGCTTTTTTAGTCATGACAGCTGAAGATACCGGTGTAGATGATAAAAAATATGCAAGATCCAATGTTGTTCATGAAATAGGTCTATTTCAGGGTAGGTTGGGCTTTACCAAGGCAATCATTCTCCTGGAAGAAGGCTGTGAAGAATTCTCAAATATTGTTGGTCTTACTCAGATAAGATTTCCCAAGGACAGTATAAAATCATGCTTTGAAGAGATAAGAAGAGTATTAGAAAGAGAAAATATAATTAATCCATAA
- a CDS encoding endonuclease/exonuclease/phosphatase family protein, with protein MEIIFWNINNKRDPISLINNSDFNSKTKIVAISEFWEQEQYIINSSKYALFKYDLASKRTGLYSSDYIGMKFLKSETYYSKYNFIYNAEAVILYIVHLRSPRNSEDDSYSLNQNIIKQIADEINANYHKYSIIMGDFNLPHYDKLFTDHFHLNTTDYFYDKARSTKTYEKNSRLKFYSPINSFNGDLSKGPPGTFYYGKRSRAQNWYILDNILISYPLSKFIDKDSCEIMTKFSDENLVTKLQLPNRLYSDHLPVKIKLK; from the coding sequence ATGGAAATAATATTTTGGAATATAAATAATAAAAGGGATCCAATTTCTTTGATAAATAATAGTGATTTCAATTCAAAAACTAAAATTGTTGCGATTTCAGAATTTTGGGAACAAGAGCAATATATAATAAACTCGTCGAAATATGCGCTTTTTAAATACGATTTAGCTTCGAAAAGAACAGGCTTATACTCAAGCGATTATATTGGAATGAAGTTCTTAAAATCAGAAACTTATTATTCTAAATACAATTTCATATATAATGCTGAAGCTGTTATTTTGTATATTGTGCATCTTCGTAGTCCAAGGAATTCGGAGGATGATAGCTACTCTCTTAATCAGAATATCATTAAACAGATAGCTGATGAAATTAACGCTAATTACCACAAATATTCAATTATTATGGGAGACTTTAATCTTCCGCATTATGATAAATTATTTACGGATCATTTTCATCTGAATACAACGGATTATTTTTATGATAAAGCCAGATCTACGAAGACTTATGAAAAAAATAGCAGATTAAAATTTTATTCTCCAATTAACTCATTTAATGGAGATCTATCAAAGGGACCTCCGGGGACTTTTTATTATGGGAAACGTAGTAGAGCACAAAATTGGTATATATTAGATAATATTCTAATTTCGTATCCACTTTCGAAATTTATAGATAAAGATTCATGCGAAATTATGACGAAATTCAGTGATGAAAATTTAGTAACTAAATTACAATTGCCCAATCGTTTATATAGTGATCATCTCCCAGTGAAAATAAAGCTTAAATAA
- a CDS encoding helix-turn-helix domain-containing protein, translating to MDFEEFLAKVGKNIQTVRKEKGLTQENMDEGDYAVPVRTLQDIEAGRANFTANSIFKLSKRLKVKPKDLLDI from the coding sequence GTGGATTTCGAAGAATTTTTAGCAAAAGTCGGAAAGAATATTCAGACTGTACGAAAGGAAAAAGGGCTTACTCAGGAAAATATGGATGAAGGCGATTATGCCGTTCCTGTAAGAACGTTACAAGATATTGAAGCGGGCAGGGCTAATTTCACTGCCAATTCAATTTTCAAACTTTCTAAGCGATTAAAAGTTAAACCCAAAGATCTATTGGATATCTGA
- a CDS encoding DUF5677 domain-containing protein has translation MEKYLTFKSQELLTEQSTIAEVFGWNSIHRNQMNFFLNLDTPLNKINGEFKNMSIFYVTVMLLRIPFKFESVYILLNKGYYLESLPIIRKLYEIFIKIRYFMKFPDKAEDHLVNGKRTKFKVLFNEFSTVEDVFYQRYYGKLLSELVHGGLGEVTFTLDREFDYAHRSNKLDMKMLSFPLNMYHFILIGYINLVKELERNYNLLLSTDFEQDRNLFEVYMSNWQKSQLESFPENKEFFEYLTPIITF, from the coding sequence ATGGAAAAATACCTGACCTTCAAATCACAAGAACTCTTAACTGAGCAATCGACAATTGCAGAAGTTTTTGGATGGAATTCGATTCATAGAAATCAAATGAATTTTTTTCTTAACTTAGATACTCCGTTGAATAAGATTAATGGAGAATTTAAGAACATGAGCATCTTTTACGTTACAGTTATGCTTTTGCGAATTCCTTTTAAATTCGAATCTGTTTATATTTTATTGAATAAAGGCTACTATCTGGAATCGCTTCCTATAATTAGGAAACTCTATGAAATATTTATTAAAATTCGATACTTTATGAAATTTCCAGATAAGGCTGAAGACCATTTGGTTAATGGGAAGAGGACGAAGTTCAAAGTACTTTTTAACGAATTCTCAACTGTAGAGGACGTTTTCTATCAAAGATACTATGGAAAGTTACTTAGCGAATTAGTTCATGGTGGGTTAGGGGAAGTAACATTTACGTTGGATAGAGAATTTGATTATGCCCACAGATCGAATAAGCTCGACATGAAAATGTTATCCTTTCCCTTAAACATGTATCATTTTATTCTAATCGGTTACATTAATTTAGTTAAAGAATTAGAAAGAAATTATAATCTTCTATTAAGTACTGATTTTGAACAAGATAGAAATTTATTTGAGGTCTATATGAGTAACTGGCAAAAGTCTCAATTAGAATCTTTCCCGGAGAATAAAGAATTCTTCGAATATTTAACCCCGATTATAACTTTTTAA
- a CDS encoding AbrB/MazE/SpoVT family DNA-binding domain-containing protein, whose translation MKLRSKITSKYQITIPKEIRDSLKLSMEDVIEWSIDEQGIHIESANKPFLKYKGFLNKGSSDTKSDIKKAWEERAKRYSK comes from the coding sequence ATGAAGCTTAGATCTAAAATAACTTCAAAATACCAAATCACAATTCCTAAAGAAATCAGGGATTCCCTAAAGCTCTCCATGGAAGATGTGATCGAGTGGTCAATTGATGAACAAGGGATTCATATAGAATCTGCCAATAAACCATTCCTTAAATATAAGGGTTTTCTCAATAAAGGATCTTCTGATACTAAATCAGATATTAAGAAAGCTTGGGAAGAAAGAGCTAAAAGATATTCTAAATGA
- a CDS encoding helix-turn-helix transcriptional regulator: MTRKSKIKSQNATDIQALGRISEEEKKAFYHQLKAARMEANLTQAQVGKMIKKSRSQVSKIESGKCRLYMDEF, encoded by the coding sequence ATGACGAGAAAATCCAAAATCAAATCTCAAAATGCTACGGATATACAAGCCTTAGGGAGAATTTCTGAAGAAGAAAAGAAGGCTTTCTATCATCAGCTAAAAGCAGCAAGAATGGAAGCGAATCTTACCCAAGCGCAAGTGGGGAAAATGATCAAAAAGAGCAGGAGTCAGGTTTCAAAGATAGAATCTGGTAAATGCAGGCTATACATGGACGAGTTTTAA
- a CDS encoding CopG family antitoxin: MRKEYDFSKSKKNPYLKKLKKPITIRVDVDTIGYFKGLSDKTGIPYQNLINLYLAECASKHKKIDLSWK, encoded by the coding sequence ATGAGAAAAGAATACGATTTTTCAAAATCAAAGAAAAACCCTTATTTAAAGAAATTAAAAAAGCCTATTACCATCAGAGTTGATGTTGATACAATAGGTTATTTCAAAGGCTTGTCTGATAAAACAGGTATTCCTTATCAAAATCTAATTAATTTATACTTAGCTGAGTGCGCTTCGAAACACAAAAAAATCGACCTTTCCTGGAAATAG
- a CDS encoding BrnT family toxin: MSSIDFEWDSAKNSSNKRKHGISFEEAKTVFYDENARIINDPDHSDKEERFIILGFSHKLNLLMVSHCYRSSKDVIRIISARKATKSESKQYETFL; the protein is encoded by the coding sequence ATGTCGTCAATCGACTTTGAATGGGATTCAGCAAAAAACTCTTCCAATAAAAGAAAACATGGCATTTCTTTTGAAGAAGCTAAAACAGTTTTCTATGATGAAAACGCTAGGATTATTAATGATCCAGATCATTCCGATAAGGAAGAAAGATTCATCATTCTTGGATTTAGTCATAAACTGAATTTACTTATGGTCTCACACTGTTACAGATCATCTAAAGACGTAATTAGAATTATTTCTGCAAGAAAAGCTACAAAATCTGAATCTAAACAATACGAGACATTTTTATGA